The following coding sequences lie in one Cygnus olor isolate bCygOlo1 chromosome 8, bCygOlo1.pri.v2, whole genome shotgun sequence genomic window:
- the CENPL gene encoding centromere protein L → MAAGAVLGAAGADGTRVQTAPGGERPGAMEPAEGAARALPSTGRVSVAGRISGAGQLSRGPHLRKLSGQLGVSPSGRALPPGSQENADPQKIAFLLRKQWTLYSVTPLYKFSSAHLKDYGRQLGAFIAAEKQKGLAVEVGVELGIKVAVSSLPDLKGNDQDHAAVLVQLSLKSSASQKKTEEKLIWSGWFCCVAGDDLSLSVLEDFTCLPLFLANGAESYTSLVGSWFQKTFDCCFRRLVISPLILTWMAALWTGYKVDKTSSAMELVFSVPCLPQPLDISYAIHTEDAKALWDTVQKTPGEITQEEVDVFMDCLYSHFHRHFKIHLSATKLVKVSTGIASARCDGIIKFLQSQYIIRVLMLLTELAIAQIQ, encoded by the exons ATGGCGGCCGGGGCGGTGCTCGGCGCCGCGGGGGCAGACGGGACGCGCGTTCAAACGGCgcccggcggggagcggcccGGGGCCATGGAGCCGGCCGAGGGGGCTGCGCGGGCACTGCCCAGCACCGGACGGGTCTCCGTGGCCGGGAGGATCTCCGGAGCCGGGCAGCTGTCGCGGGGGCCGCACCTCAGGAAGCTCAGCGGGCAGCTCGGGGTCAGCCCCAGCGGCCGGGCGCTGCCGCCGGGCTCGCAG GAGAACGCGGATCCGCAGAAAATAGCGTTTCTTCTGCGCAAGCAGTGGACCCTGTACAGCGTGACCCCTCTGTACAAGTTCTCCAGCGCTCACCTGAAGGACTACGGCCGGCAGCTCGGCGCTTTCATCGCCGCCGAGAAACAGAAAGGGCTGGCGGTGGAGGTCGGGGTCGAGCTGGGCATCAAAGTGGCTGTCTCCAGCCTGCCGGACCTGAAGGGCAACGACCAGGACCACGCCGCAGTTCTCGTGCAG CTTTCCTTGAAATCATctgcttctcagaaaaaaacagaagagaaactgatATGGTCAGGATGGTTCTGCTGTGTGGCTGGAGATGATCTTTCATTGAGTGTGCTGGAGGACTTCACGTGTTTACCTTTGTTTCTTGCTAATGGGGCAGAGAGTTACACATCCCTTGTTGGAAGCTGGTTTCAGAAGACTTTTGACTGCTGCTTCCGTCGCTTAGTCATCAGCCCTCTCATTCTCACTTGGATGGCAGCATTGTGGACTGGATATAAAGTGGACAAAACTTCATCTGCCATGGAACTTGTTTTCTCTGTCCCCTGTCTGCCCCAGCCTCTGGATATTTCATATGCCATTCACACAGAGGATGCAAAAGCTCTGTGGGACACTGTCCAAAAAACTCCAGGAGAGATCACTCAAGAAGAGGTGGATGTCTTTATGGACTGCCTTTACTCTCACTTCCACAGACACTTTAAGATTCACTTGTCAGCTACAAAACTGGTCAAAGTTTCTACAGGAATTGCCTCGGCACGCTGTGATGGGATTATAAAG tttCTACAAAGCCAGTACATTATTAGAGTGCTGATGCTACTGACAGAACTGGCAATCGCTCAGATACAGTGA
- the DARS2 gene encoding aspartate--tRNA ligase, mitochondrial, with translation MPCPRVLRLLRGGLPRLGWELARPARGSASTPGAADFNSFVTRTNTCGELRSAHVGQEVTLYGWIQYQRQGLFLVLRDFQGLTQIILPQDEAHSHVRKLLSNAPVESVVRVTGIVSSRPPGQENPKMPTGDIEVKVETAEILNSCKKLPFEIKDFIKKSEALRMQYRYLDLRSFQLQYNLRLRSQIVMRMREYLCNLHGFVDVETPTLFKRTPGGAKEFLVPSREAGKFYSLPQSPQQFKQLLMVGGVDRYFQVARCYRDEGSRPDRQPEFTQIDIEMSFVDQAGIQRLIEGLLQYSWPQERGAITTPFPSMTYEEALADYGTDKPDTRFGMKIVDISDILRRSDIQFVQNALSYPHGTVKAICIPQGVRYLKNKDLESLKESAKSQFNQEVMDVICRPDGSLKSLLTKLLGKEQQSELTRALNVQVDDVVLLAAGEHKRVCSALGSLRLESANLLEAAGMTLRDPTAFHFLWVVDFPLFLPKEENPAELESAHHPFTAPHPVDTNLLYSDPTKVRSQHYDLVLNGNEIGGGSIRIHNAEQQRFVLEKVLKEDSEVLSHLLEALEFGAPPHGGIALGLDRLISLIVGAPSIRDVIAFPKSFRGRDLMGNAPDYVTPEELEPYHIQVSWPVAETEAKKN, from the exons ATGCCCTGTCCTCGCGTCCTGCGGCTGCTGCGCGGCGGGCTGCCCCGCCTCGGCTGGGAGCTGGCGCGGCCGGCCCGCGGCTCTGCCTCGACGCCCGGGGCTGCAG acTTCAATAGCTTTGTCACTCGGACCAACACCTGTGGAGAGTTGCGTTCTGCTCATGTGGGACAAGAGGTCACTCTGTATGGATGGATTCAGTATCAAAG ACAAGGCCTGTTTCTGGTTTTGAGGGATTTCCAGGGACTCACCCAGATCATCCTTCCACAGGATGAG GCACATTCCCACGTGAGAAAGCTGTTGTCCAATGCGCCAGTGGAGTCTGTTGTGCGAGTGACTGGGATTGTCTCTTCTCGGCCCCCAGGGCAGGAGAATCCG AAAATGCCAACTGGGGACATTGAAGTGAAGGTGGAGACTGCAGAGATCCTGAACTCCTGCAAGAAGCTGCCTTTTGAAATCAAGGATTTCATCAAG AAATCAGAGGCCTTACGCATGCAGTATCGCTACTTGGACCTGCGCAGCTTCCAGTTACAGTACAACTTGCGGCTGAGATCCCAGATAGTGATGAGGATGCGGGAGTATCTGTGTAACCTCCATG GGTTTGTGGATGTAGAAACTCCAACGCTCTTTAAGAGAACCCCAGGG GGGGCAAAAGAATTCCTTGTGCCCTCACGGGAAGCGGGCAAGTTTTACTCTCTGCCTCAGAGTCCTCAGCAATTCAAGCAGCTCCTCATGGTTGGAGGCGTGGACAG GTACTTTCAGGTTGCTCGCTGCTACCGAGATGAAGGCTCACGGCCTGACAGGCAGCCTGAATTCACTCAG ataGATATAGAGATGTCATTTGTGGATCAGGCTGGGATCCAGAGGCTGATAGAGGGCCTCCTGCAATATTCCTGGCCTCAGGAAAGAGGCGCCATTACGACTCCTTTCCCTTCCATGACCTATGAGGAGGCACTGGCTGACTATGGGACTGATAAACCAGACACCCGTTTTGGGATGAAG ATAGTGGATATCAGCGATATTTTACGAAGATCGGACATTCAGTTTGTGCAGAATGCGCTCAGTTACCCGCATGGCACTGTCAAAGCTATTTGTATCCCTCAGGGAGTG AgataccttaaaaataaagatctggAGTCATTAAAGGAGTCTGCAAAATCCCAGTTCAACCAG GAGGTCATGGATGTTATCTGCAGGCCTGATGGAAGCTTGAAGTCTCTGCTTACAAAGCTTCTTGGCAAGGAGCAGCAGTCAGAGCTCACCCGAGCGCTGAACGTGCAGGTGGATGATGTGGTactgctggcagctggagaaCACAAGCGAGTG tgcTCTGCATTAGGAAGCCTACGGTTGGAGAGTGCTAACCTCCTGGAGGCGGCCGGAATGACACTCCGTGATCCTACAGCTTTTCACTTCCTGTGGGTGGTAGATTTCCCACTTTTCCTCCCCAAGGAAGAGAATCCTGCTGAACTGGAATCTGCTCATCACCCCTTCACTGCCCCTCATCCTGTAGATACCAACCTCCTCTATTCTGACCCCACAAAG GTCCGTAGCCAGCACTATGACCTTGTGCTGAATGGCAATGAAATTGGAGGCGGCTCCATCAGAATTCATAATGCAGAACAGCAACGTTTTGTGCTGGAGAAAGTGCTGAAG GAGGACTCAGAGGTGCTTTCCCATCTGCTTGAGGCTCTGGAGTTTGGAGCTCCTCCCCATGGAGGAATTGCTTTAG GACTTGACAGGCTGATCTCTCTCATCGTTGGTGCTCCAAGTATCCGAGATGTCATCGCTTTTCCGAAGTCATTCAGGG